A portion of the Rhodococcus pseudokoreensis genome contains these proteins:
- a CDS encoding TetR/AcrR family transcriptional regulator — translation MARPNTQKQRRSELVEATLQAGSAHGLRSLSLTDVAKRAGLTRGALLYYFDDLDALLVEAHRAGTERYCDQRDEAVAVQTSYAAKLRTAIDAGLPSGPDDTLMRLLYEFDFMSGTSELHDELVRKMYLRQLATYRAILGDGHASGEFAVRGDLDQAAMNLVALEDAYGLHIVGGNSLITVDAARTAMLGFCEQIGCGVAKDAAAERD, via the coding sequence ATGGCACGACCGAACACTCAGAAGCAGCGGCGTTCCGAACTCGTCGAGGCCACGCTGCAGGCGGGATCCGCGCACGGACTGCGGTCCTTGTCCCTGACCGACGTGGCGAAGCGGGCGGGTCTGACACGCGGTGCGCTGCTCTACTATTTCGACGACCTGGATGCGCTTCTCGTCGAGGCCCATCGGGCGGGCACCGAGCGCTACTGCGATCAGCGAGACGAGGCGGTGGCCGTCCAGACGTCGTACGCCGCCAAGCTGAGGACGGCCATCGATGCGGGCCTGCCGAGCGGGCCCGACGACACCCTGATGCGGCTGCTCTACGAATTCGACTTCATGTCGGGCACTTCGGAACTGCACGACGAACTGGTCCGGAAGATGTATCTGCGCCAGCTCGCGACGTACCGCGCGATCCTCGGCGACGGGCACGCGTCGGGGGAGTTCGCCGTGCGCGGCGACCTCGACCAGGCGGCCATGAACCTGGTGGCCCTCGAGGACGCGTACGGTCTGCACATCGTCGGGGGAAACAGCCTCATCACCGTCGACGCCGCGCGCACGGCCATGCTGGGATTCTGCGAACAGATCGGCTGCGGCGTCGCGAAAGACGCCGCAGCCGAACGGGACTGA
- a CDS encoding APC family permease yields the protein MDQTARPPTATPPAAPGAYEASLSRSIGVGGNILITLSSISPASSVFILGGSALALFGTGVFWAFLIAGIVSILIAFCYAELASAYPVAGGDYSLVSRALGPAFGVATFFISLISLPLIIAVFALGVADYLGVAIHGLSPQQTALVVVVITTVTACFDIRTNAWLTGVFLGVEMAALALLTVLGFVHMERPLSSLLSPEVLDPSTGQLAPLAISGLMLAVTQGIFAYNGYGGAVYFAEETRNAARSIAKAVIWSAVITVATELVPLIAIMVGARSQTELFGSDLPVEAFLTERAGHAVAMVVMLSIALAVINAIIAITLQAGRLLYAAARDRALPETVAAPLQAVSTKGRVPVLATVVMGAIAFASCFVPLDVLLTATGSTLTFTYLFIALAAINHRRGGTTRSGYRMPLWPLAPGICIAALGLVFVVTLLDPAQWLSLGISLGLVAAGFVYFALYLRPRRNTHLLLLDAAPEETR from the coding sequence ATGGACCAGACCGCCCGGCCGCCCACGGCCACTCCCCCCGCCGCCCCGGGCGCCTACGAGGCCTCGCTCTCGCGGAGCATCGGCGTCGGCGGGAACATCCTGATCACCCTGTCGTCGATCTCACCGGCGTCGAGCGTCTTCATCCTCGGCGGCTCCGCCCTCGCTCTGTTCGGCACCGGCGTCTTCTGGGCATTCCTCATCGCCGGCATCGTGAGCATCCTCATCGCCTTCTGCTACGCCGAACTCGCCTCCGCGTATCCCGTTGCCGGCGGCGACTACTCGCTGGTGTCGCGGGCACTCGGACCGGCCTTCGGCGTCGCCACGTTCTTCATCAGTCTCATCTCGCTGCCGCTGATCATCGCGGTCTTCGCCCTCGGGGTCGCCGACTACCTGGGCGTCGCGATCCACGGACTGTCGCCGCAGCAGACCGCACTGGTCGTGGTCGTGATCACCACCGTGACCGCATGTTTCGACATCCGGACGAACGCGTGGCTCACCGGCGTCTTCCTGGGCGTCGAGATGGCGGCGCTGGCCCTGCTCACCGTCCTCGGTTTCGTCCACATGGAACGGCCGCTGTCGAGCCTGCTCAGCCCGGAGGTCCTCGACCCGTCCACCGGCCAGCTCGCACCCCTCGCGATCTCCGGACTGATGCTCGCCGTCACCCAGGGGATCTTCGCGTACAACGGGTACGGCGGCGCCGTGTACTTCGCCGAGGAGACCAGGAACGCCGCCCGCTCGATCGCGAAGGCCGTGATCTGGAGCGCCGTCATCACCGTCGCCACCGAACTCGTCCCGCTGATCGCCATCATGGTCGGCGCCCGCTCGCAGACCGAACTTTTCGGATCCGACCTCCCCGTCGAGGCCTTCCTCACCGAACGCGCCGGTCACGCCGTCGCCATGGTGGTCATGCTCTCGATCGCCCTCGCCGTGATCAACGCGATCATCGCCATCACGCTGCAGGCCGGCCGGCTGCTCTACGCCGCCGCGCGCGATCGCGCCCTCCCTGAGACCGTCGCGGCGCCGCTGCAGGCCGTCAGCACCAAGGGCCGCGTCCCCGTGCTCGCCACCGTCGTGATGGGCGCCATCGCGTTCGCCTCGTGCTTCGTCCCGCTGGACGTCCTGCTCACCGCCACCGGGTCGACCCTGACGTTCACGTACCTGTTCATCGCGCTGGCCGCGATCAACCACCGCCGCGGCGGAACCACCCGATCCGGCTACCGCATGCCGCTGTGGCCGCTCGCCCCGGGAATCTGCATCGCCGCACTCGGTCTCGTCTTCGTCGTCACCCTGCTCGACCCGGCGCAGTGGCTCAGCCTCGGCATCTCCCTCGGACTCGTCGCCGCCGGCTTCGTCTACTTCGCCCTGTACCTGCGACCGCGCAGGAACACCCACCTGCTGCTGCTCGACGCCGCCCCCGAGGAGACCCGCTGA
- a CDS encoding MFS transporter: protein MTAAVRVPLTLGRGIATFSVFVVGYITANLIPLMIIAMVDDLGVTQTVAGAVLTGSLLATALVCLATTRWAAGRSRHLLGRVSLVVMAAGFGVAALIHSAPIACAAIIVGGIGAGGAVAVGGAALAALNNPNRVSGINGLVNRTAVTGVLALIPILGLHMTNAFGIVAVLALATVFTITWLPSAPDAVNEDDDEPSAAHTRTPLPEGVTEKKLAVAGFSLLVLFAIWAIGEDSLWAVSGIMGAEHASLTEQQMGLALSLSTAGGIGAALVLTALGSRLGRTVPTAVLLGLGAALKLGSCLATDSTTYLVLIIAWNTVYAAAFIYVVAIAAALDPSGRWSAPLLGTYLVGSAFAPLFGTLVTGAVGYVAFGFVLAGISLVLLVPIVWIARLSTRTEQASALPGQDHTDRYTTSVVV, encoded by the coding sequence GTGACCGCCGCCGTCCGCGTCCCCCTGACCCTCGGCCGCGGTATCGCCACCTTCAGCGTCTTCGTCGTCGGCTACATCACGGCCAATCTCATCCCGCTCATGATCATCGCGATGGTCGACGACCTCGGCGTCACCCAGACCGTCGCCGGCGCCGTCCTCACCGGTTCGCTGCTGGCCACCGCGCTCGTCTGCCTCGCGACCACCCGGTGGGCGGCCGGCCGCTCGCGCCACCTGCTCGGCCGCGTCAGCCTCGTCGTGATGGCCGCCGGTTTCGGCGTCGCCGCCCTGATCCACTCCGCGCCGATCGCGTGCGCCGCCATCATCGTCGGCGGGATCGGCGCCGGCGGCGCGGTCGCGGTCGGCGGCGCCGCCCTGGCCGCGCTGAACAATCCGAACCGGGTGTCCGGGATCAACGGGCTCGTCAACCGCACCGCGGTCACGGGAGTCCTCGCGCTGATCCCGATCCTCGGCCTGCACATGACCAACGCCTTCGGGATCGTCGCGGTGCTGGCGCTGGCGACGGTGTTCACGATCACGTGGCTGCCGTCCGCTCCCGACGCCGTCAACGAGGACGACGACGAGCCGAGCGCGGCGCACACCCGAACCCCGTTGCCCGAGGGCGTCACCGAGAAGAAACTGGCCGTCGCCGGCTTCTCCCTCCTCGTGCTCTTCGCGATCTGGGCGATCGGCGAGGACTCGCTGTGGGCGGTGTCCGGCATCATGGGCGCCGAACACGCGTCGCTGACCGAACAGCAGATGGGCCTGGCCCTCAGCCTGTCCACCGCGGGTGGCATCGGCGCCGCCCTCGTCCTCACGGCGCTCGGTTCGCGCCTCGGCCGCACCGTCCCCACCGCCGTCCTCCTCGGACTCGGCGCCGCCCTCAAACTGGGCTCGTGTCTGGCCACCGATTCGACGACGTACCTGGTGCTCATCATCGCCTGGAACACGGTGTACGCCGCGGCCTTCATCTACGTGGTGGCCATCGCCGCGGCGCTGGACCCGTCCGGCCGCTGGTCGGCCCCACTCCTCGGCACCTATCTGGTGGGGTCGGCGTTCGCCCCGCTCTTCGGCACGCTCGTGACCGGCGCCGTCGGGTACGTCGCGTTCGGCTTCGTCCTGGCGGGCATCAGCCTCGTCCTGCTCGTGCCGATCGTCTGGATCGCCCGCCTGTCGACGCGCACCGAGCAGGCCTCCGCGTTACCCGGACAGGATCACACCGACCGGTACACCACCTCGGTCGTCGTCTGA
- a CDS encoding amidohydrolase — protein sequence MLDLLLNNGVVRTFDAPGRAEAVGIADGRIRYVGTTEDAPAARRTIDLRGRLVTPGIIDSHNHLLLGFDPDAVSLEGAQDLTEVRRRIGAHAAARPDLDWICAENAVYSVVTGRRPNADDLRGLTDRPVFITTYDQHSVWLNDAALRKLGIDRGTRIPWGRPEFDDHGAPTGWVTDFYTSAMTRAGLAGLQRDIPMYSPDRRYRRITSSLEMATACGITTVVEPQVPLAELDLMYRARAEGRMQSRVITALFHPVGADAAFRRDLREAVDGAPVDDMLRLGPVKLYADDVIEPHTAAMLADYANRPGHRGAPSLPPQEFTAMLTELDRLGFQTHTHATGDWGIRLALDSIEHAARVNGTTDRRHGIVHVECLHPEDLPRFRDLGVVAAMQPRHCSPDLVAGTWMENVGEDRWDRAWRFRSLAESGAALAFSSDWQVGEMDPLVGLYSALTRSGLDGRTDWTPRERMDLDSALRAYTRGGAWAWHAEDDLGVIRPGAHADLVVWSADLYTLEPGDLLDQRADLTLVGGEVVHDAAVASVPADVPFAGSGADGHTCSHG from the coding sequence ATGCTCGATCTGCTGCTGAACAACGGCGTCGTCCGCACGTTCGACGCGCCCGGCCGGGCCGAGGCCGTCGGCATCGCGGACGGCCGGATCCGGTACGTCGGGACCACCGAGGACGCTCCGGCGGCCCGGCGGACCATCGACCTGCGCGGCCGGCTGGTGACCCCCGGCATCATCGACAGCCACAACCACCTGCTTCTCGGATTCGACCCCGACGCGGTGAGTCTCGAAGGCGCACAGGACCTCACGGAGGTCCGGCGGCGGATCGGCGCGCACGCGGCCGCCCGCCCCGACCTCGACTGGATCTGCGCCGAGAACGCCGTCTACTCCGTGGTGACCGGGCGCAGACCGAACGCCGACGACCTCCGCGGCCTCACGGACCGCCCGGTCTTCATCACCACCTACGACCAGCACTCGGTGTGGCTGAACGACGCCGCGCTGCGGAAGCTCGGCATCGACCGCGGCACCAGGATCCCCTGGGGACGTCCGGAATTCGACGACCACGGCGCGCCGACCGGCTGGGTCACAGACTTCTACACCAGCGCGATGACGCGGGCCGGCCTGGCCGGTCTGCAGCGCGACATCCCGATGTACTCCCCCGACCGCCGGTACCGCCGCATCACCTCCAGCCTGGAGATGGCGACCGCGTGCGGCATCACCACCGTCGTCGAACCGCAGGTCCCGCTGGCCGAACTCGACCTGATGTACCGTGCGCGCGCCGAGGGGCGGATGCAGTCGCGGGTGATCACCGCCCTGTTCCACCCGGTCGGCGCCGACGCCGCGTTCCGCCGGGACCTGCGGGAGGCCGTCGACGGCGCGCCGGTCGACGACATGCTCCGGCTCGGGCCGGTCAAGCTGTACGCCGACGACGTGATCGAGCCGCACACCGCCGCCATGCTCGCCGACTACGCGAACCGGCCGGGCCACCGCGGGGCGCCGAGCCTGCCGCCGCAGGAGTTCACCGCGATGCTCACCGAACTCGACCGCCTCGGCTTCCAGACGCACACGCACGCGACGGGCGACTGGGGCATCCGGCTGGCGCTCGACTCGATCGAGCACGCCGCCCGCGTCAACGGCACCACCGACCGGCGGCACGGCATCGTCCACGTCGAGTGCCTGCATCCCGAGGACCTTCCCCGGTTCCGGGACCTCGGGGTCGTCGCGGCGATGCAGCCGCGGCACTGCTCGCCCGACCTCGTTGCGGGAACGTGGATGGAGAACGTCGGCGAGGACCGGTGGGACCGGGCGTGGCGTTTCCGTTCGCTCGCCGAGTCGGGGGCGGCGCTGGCGTTCTCCAGCGACTGGCAGGTCGGGGAGATGGATCCGCTCGTCGGCCTCTACTCCGCCCTGACCCGCTCGGGTCTGGACGGCCGCACCGACTGGACTCCGCGCGAACGGATGGATCTGGATTCGGCGTTGCGGGCGTACACCCGCGGCGGCGCGTGGGCCTGGCACGCGGAGGACGACCTCGGGGTGATCCGTCCCGGCGCCCACGCCGACCTGGTCGTCTGGTCGGCGGACCTGTACACGCTCGAACCCGGCGATCTGCTGGACCAGCGGGCCGACCTCACCCTCGTCGGCGGCGAGGTCGTGCACGACGCCGCCGTCGCGAGCGTCCCCGCGGACGTTCCGTTCGCCGGTTCCGGGGCGGACGGGCACACCTGCTCGCACGGGTGA
- a CDS encoding amidohydrolase, translating into MNTDTTHYRGGRIFTAAEPAWAESMIVRGDRLTYVGDTATADTLSGDARVVDLGGAFVLPGFIDAHTHLLMMGQALQKVDLQSAADLTDIQDRIRRFAAENPDAPRLLGRSWLFSALDGHPPTRQMIDAAEADRPVYLDSNDVHSAWVNTAALRELGIDANTPDPIGGRIERDPVTGEATGMLFETAVTQIVWPALAKVISNDERDTALAAAFEQYLADGVTGAVDMALGADEVAALERALAAGDGTLPLRVAGHWLIERTDSEEDNVRQVHEAAQFQQRLQGPWLRMAGIKVIIDGVIDSCTAAMKEPYSDGTNAEPIWDLASLAPVVAAADAAGLQVAMHAIGDEASEIALDALEHAVAANGIRPRRHRMEHLETITEDNVQRLARLGVVASMQPVHADPAIQENWRAMLGDHRVERAFPWPEMTAAGAVLALGSDAPTAPHPPLPNMYIATTRKSAIDPALAPNLPEYALPMADALAHATRDAAYSCRWDDLTGQLVEGKAADFVVLDGDPFTAGADSLLTARVQLTVVAGAVRHEAEVAGSVPA; encoded by the coding sequence ATGAACACGGACACGACCCACTACCGCGGCGGCCGGATCTTCACCGCCGCCGAACCGGCCTGGGCCGAGTCGATGATCGTCCGGGGCGACCGCCTGACGTACGTCGGCGACACCGCGACCGCCGACACGCTGTCCGGCGACGCCCGCGTCGTCGACCTCGGCGGGGCGTTCGTCCTGCCCGGCTTCATCGACGCCCACACCCACCTGCTGATGATGGGACAGGCCCTGCAGAAGGTGGACCTGCAGAGCGCCGCCGACCTGACCGACATCCAGGACCGCATCCGCCGGTTCGCCGCCGAGAACCCGGACGCGCCCCGGCTCCTCGGCCGCAGCTGGCTGTTCTCCGCACTCGACGGGCACCCGCCGACGCGGCAGATGATCGACGCGGCCGAAGCCGACCGACCCGTCTACCTCGACTCCAACGACGTGCACTCGGCGTGGGTGAACACCGCCGCGCTGCGCGAACTCGGCATCGACGCGAACACCCCCGACCCGATCGGCGGCCGCATCGAGCGCGATCCCGTCACCGGCGAGGCCACCGGCATGCTGTTCGAGACGGCGGTGACCCAGATCGTGTGGCCCGCCCTCGCGAAGGTGATCAGCAACGACGAACGGGACACCGCCCTCGCGGCCGCATTCGAGCAGTATCTCGCCGACGGCGTCACCGGGGCGGTCGACATGGCGCTCGGCGCGGACGAGGTCGCGGCGCTCGAACGCGCACTGGCCGCGGGCGACGGCACCCTGCCGCTCCGCGTGGCCGGGCACTGGCTGATCGAACGAACCGATTCGGAAGAGGACAACGTCCGCCAGGTGCACGAGGCGGCGCAATTCCAGCAGCGCCTGCAGGGCCCCTGGCTGCGGATGGCCGGGATCAAGGTCATCATCGACGGCGTCATCGACAGCTGCACCGCCGCCATGAAGGAACCCTACTCGGACGGCACGAACGCCGAACCGATCTGGGACCTCGCCTCGCTGGCACCGGTGGTCGCCGCGGCGGACGCCGCCGGACTGCAGGTGGCGATGCACGCCATCGGCGACGAGGCGTCGGAGATCGCGCTCGACGCGCTCGAACACGCGGTCGCCGCCAACGGGATTCGCCCGCGCAGGCACCGGATGGAGCACCTCGAGACGATCACGGAGGACAACGTGCAGCGGCTCGCGCGGCTCGGCGTCGTCGCCTCGATGCAGCCGGTGCACGCCGATCCGGCGATCCAGGAGAACTGGCGGGCGATGCTGGGCGACCATCGGGTCGAGCGGGCGTTCCCGTGGCCCGAGATGACGGCGGCGGGCGCCGTCCTCGCGCTGGGGTCCGACGCCCCCACCGCACCGCATCCCCCGCTGCCCAACATGTACATCGCGACGACCCGCAAGTCCGCGATCGATCCGGCGCTCGCGCCGAACCTGCCGGAGTACGCGCTGCCGATGGCGGACGCGCTCGCGCACGCCACCCGCGACGCCGCCTACTCGTGCCGCTGGGACGACCTCACCGGTCAGCTCGTCGAGGGCAAGGCCGCCGATTTCGTGGTCCTCGACGGGGATCCGTTCACCGCGGGCGCAGATTCCCTGCTCACCGCACGGGTGCAGCTGACCGTGGTGGCCGGTGCGGTGCGCCACGAAGCAGAGGTGGCCGGCAGCGTCCCGGCGTAG
- the gabT gene encoding 4-aminobutyrate--2-oxoglutarate transaminase, with the protein MNDIQYRLPQKRALVTELPGPKSAALTARRRATVAAGVGSSVPVYAADADGGVVVDVDGNSLIDLGSGIAVTSVGASDPAVAEAVREQVGHFTHTCFMVTPYEGYVRVAEELAALTPGDHEKRTVLFNSGAEAVENAIKVARLATGRDAVVAFDHAYHGRTNLTMALTAKSMPYKAHFGPFAPEVYRLPMSYPYRDQDGLTGEQAAQRAISQMEKQIGADSLAAIIIEPIQGEGGFIVPAEGFLPTLVNWARANGVVFIADEVQTGFSRTGAWFACEHEEIVPDIITMAKGMAGGMPLSAITGRAELLDKVHPGGLGGTYGGNPVACAAALAAIDSMRKFDLPARAQHISDLALPRLQALAAEVGVIGDVRGRGAMLAMEFVKPGTTEPDAELTKAIAARALEQGVILLTCGTYGNVIRLLPPLVIGDDLLDDALTVIEQIVRSLV; encoded by the coding sequence ATGAACGACATCCAGTACCGGCTGCCGCAGAAGCGCGCCCTGGTCACCGAGCTCCCCGGCCCGAAGTCGGCGGCCCTCACCGCACGTCGCCGCGCCACCGTGGCCGCGGGCGTCGGCTCCAGCGTCCCCGTGTACGCGGCGGATGCCGACGGTGGTGTGGTCGTCGACGTCGACGGCAACTCCCTGATCGACCTCGGCTCGGGCATTGCCGTCACCAGTGTGGGCGCGTCCGATCCGGCCGTCGCCGAGGCGGTCCGGGAGCAGGTCGGGCACTTCACCCACACCTGCTTCATGGTCACCCCGTACGAGGGCTACGTCCGGGTGGCGGAGGAACTCGCCGCCCTCACCCCCGGCGACCACGAGAAGCGCACCGTCCTGTTCAACTCGGGCGCCGAGGCGGTGGAGAACGCGATCAAGGTTGCCCGCCTCGCCACCGGCCGCGACGCCGTCGTCGCATTCGACCACGCCTACCACGGTCGCACGAACCTGACGATGGCCCTCACCGCCAAGTCGATGCCCTACAAGGCCCACTTCGGCCCGTTCGCGCCCGAGGTGTACCGGCTCCCGATGTCCTACCCGTACCGGGACCAGGACGGACTGACCGGCGAGCAGGCCGCTCAGCGCGCCATCAGCCAGATGGAGAAGCAGATCGGCGCCGATTCGCTCGCGGCGATCATCATCGAGCCGATCCAGGGCGAGGGCGGATTCATCGTTCCCGCCGAGGGATTCCTCCCCACCCTGGTGAACTGGGCCCGCGCCAACGGCGTCGTGTTCATCGCCGACGAGGTGCAGACCGGCTTCTCCCGCACCGGCGCCTGGTTCGCGTGCGAGCACGAGGAGATCGTCCCGGACATCATCACGATGGCCAAGGGCATGGCGGGCGGAATGCCGCTGTCCGCGATCACGGGCCGCGCCGAACTCCTCGACAAGGTGCACCCGGGCGGACTGGGTGGCACGTACGGCGGCAACCCCGTCGCGTGTGCCGCCGCGCTCGCCGCGATCGACAGCATGCGGAAGTTCGACCTGCCCGCTCGTGCACAGCACATCAGCGACCTGGCCCTGCCGCGGCTGCAGGCCCTCGCCGCCGAGGTCGGGGTCATCGGTGACGTGCGTGGACGCGGCGCGATGCTCGCGATGGAGTTCGTCAAGCCCGGCACGACCGAGCCGGATGCGGAACTGACGAAGGCCATTGCCGCCCGTGCGCTCGAACAAGGTGTCATTCTGCTGACATGCGGTACGTACGGCAACGTCATCCGGCTGCTTCCGCCGCTGGTCATCGGCGACGACCTGCTCGACGACGCCCTGACCGTGATCGAGCAGATCGTGCGCTCGCTCGTCTGA
- a CDS encoding gamma-aminobutyraldehyde dehydrogenase, whose amino-acid sequence MSIDVLENYINGEFVASSATETLDLINPVDENVVGRAPVSTKADVDAAVEAAERAFVTWGKTTPSVRQTALLKLADAIEAHSDELVEAECRNTGQPKQVIADEEIKVGADQLRFFAGAARMLEGKAAGEYMDGFTSYVRREPIGVVGQVTPWNYPFMMALWKIGPALAAGNTIVLKPSDTTPNSTLVLARLTKGILPDGVFNVVLGNGETGATLVENPALGLVSITGSVRAGIAVAVSAARQLKRAHLELGGKAPAIVFGDVDIEKTASGIAEAAFFNGGQDCTAATRVLVHESIHDQLVDALVRKAETLEPGLPDDPDTFYGPLNNVNHFNAVSSKIAELPASAKIVTGGKRSGEQGFFFEPTVITGVDQRDDIVQEETFGPILTVQSFSDEKEAVTLANDVRYGLASSVWTNDHGVTQRLSAALDFGAVWINCHIPLVAEMPHGGFKYSGYGKDLSGYGVEDYTRIKHVMSSND is encoded by the coding sequence ATGTCGATCGACGTACTCGAGAACTACATCAACGGTGAGTTCGTCGCCTCATCCGCGACGGAGACGCTGGACTTGATCAACCCTGTGGACGAGAACGTCGTCGGGCGGGCGCCCGTCTCCACCAAGGCCGATGTGGACGCGGCCGTCGAGGCTGCCGAGCGGGCGTTCGTCACGTGGGGCAAGACCACTCCGAGCGTGCGGCAGACCGCGTTGCTGAAGCTCGCCGACGCGATCGAGGCGCACAGCGACGAACTCGTCGAGGCCGAGTGCCGCAACACCGGACAGCCCAAGCAGGTCATCGCCGACGAAGAGATCAAGGTGGGCGCCGACCAGCTCCGCTTCTTCGCGGGCGCAGCCCGCATGCTCGAAGGCAAGGCGGCCGGCGAATACATGGACGGCTTCACGTCCTACGTGCGCCGCGAGCCGATCGGCGTCGTCGGTCAGGTCACCCCGTGGAACTACCCGTTCATGATGGCCCTGTGGAAGATCGGCCCCGCGCTCGCGGCGGGCAACACGATCGTCCTCAAGCCCAGCGACACCACCCCGAACAGCACGCTCGTCCTCGCCCGGCTGACCAAGGGGATCCTCCCGGACGGTGTCTTCAACGTCGTCCTCGGCAACGGCGAGACCGGCGCCACCCTCGTGGAGAACCCCGCCCTCGGACTGGTGTCGATCACCGGCTCCGTGCGGGCGGGCATCGCCGTCGCCGTCTCCGCCGCACGCCAGCTCAAGCGCGCCCACCTCGAGCTCGGCGGCAAGGCGCCCGCGATCGTCTTCGGCGACGTCGACATCGAGAAGACCGCGAGCGGCATCGCCGAGGCCGCCTTCTTCAACGGCGGTCAGGACTGCACCGCCGCCACCCGCGTCCTCGTCCACGAGTCCATCCACGACCAGCTCGTCGACGCCCTCGTCCGCAAGGCCGAGACGCTCGAGCCGGGCCTGCCCGACGACCCGGACACGTTCTACGGCCCGCTCAACAACGTCAACCACTTCAACGCGGTCAGCTCCAAGATCGCCGAGCTCCCCGCGTCGGCGAAGATCGTCACCGGCGGAAAGCGTTCGGGAGAGCAGGGTTTCTTCTTCGAACCGACCGTGATCACCGGAGTCGACCAGCGCGACGACATCGTGCAGGAGGAGACGTTCGGTCCCATCCTCACCGTGCAGAGCTTCTCCGACGAGAAGGAGGCCGTGACCCTCGCCAACGACGTCCGGTACGGTCTGGCGTCGAGCGTGTGGACCAACGATCACGGCGTCACGCAACGACTCTCGGCCGCACTCGATTTCGGTGCCGTCTGGATCAACTGCCACATCCCGCTGGTCGCCGAGATGCCGCACGGCGGATTCAAGTACTCCGGATACGGCAAGGACCTCTCCGGCTACGGCGTCGAGGACTACACCCGCATCAAGCACGTCATGAGCTCCAACGACTGA